A region from the Streptosporangium sp. NBC_01756 genome encodes:
- a CDS encoding site-specific tyrosine recombinase XerD yields MSETEAVLSSYLTHLAVERGLAANTLASYRRDLLRYVDHLKSRGHVSFGEVAEADVTAFLAALREGDEEHQALVASSAARAVSAVRGLHRFAQREGAAGHDPAHGVRLPRQLRRLPKAISVHDVERLIAASGPEGAPLTMRNRALLELLYGTGARISEAVGLAVDDVDLSSRAQQVRLRGKGGRTRLVPLGRFAREALGAYLTRARPGIAAHGRGTSGLFLNARGGRLTRQGAWEVLQAAAERGGLAGISPHILRHSFATHLLDGGADVRVVQELLGHASVTTTQVYTLVAVDKLREACAVAQPRARH; encoded by the coding sequence CTGAGCGAGACGGAGGCCGTCCTCTCCAGCTACCTCACCCATCTGGCGGTGGAGCGGGGTCTGGCCGCCAACACCCTGGCCTCCTACCGCCGTGACCTTCTGCGCTACGTGGATCACCTGAAGAGCCGAGGCCATGTCTCCTTCGGAGAGGTGGCCGAGGCCGACGTCACGGCCTTCCTGGCCGCGCTCAGGGAGGGCGACGAGGAGCACCAGGCCCTCGTCGCCAGCTCGGCGGCACGTGCCGTCTCCGCGGTACGCGGCCTGCACCGCTTCGCGCAGCGCGAAGGGGCCGCAGGCCACGACCCGGCCCACGGCGTACGGCTGCCGCGGCAGCTCAGACGGCTGCCCAAGGCGATCAGCGTGCACGACGTGGAGCGGCTCATCGCCGCCTCCGGGCCCGAGGGGGCGCCCCTCACGATGCGCAACCGGGCGCTCCTGGAGCTGCTGTACGGCACGGGAGCACGTATCTCCGAGGCCGTGGGTCTCGCCGTGGACGACGTCGATCTGAGCTCACGGGCACAGCAGGTGCGCCTGCGCGGCAAAGGCGGACGCACCCGCCTGGTGCCTCTGGGCCGGTTCGCGAGAGAGGCGCTGGGCGCCTATCTCACCCGGGCGCGACCGGGTATCGCCGCCCACGGCCGGGGCACCTCGGGACTGTTCCTCAACGCCAGAGGCGGGCGGCTCACCCGTCAGGGGGCCTGGGAGGTGCTCCAGGCGGCGGCCGAACGGGGAGGGCTGGCAGGAATCTCACCCCATATCTTGCGACATTCCTTCGCAACACACCTCCTGGACGGGGGTGCAGACGTTAGGGTGGTTCAGGAATTGCTCGGCCACGCCTCGGTGACCACCACGCAGGTATACACCCTGGTAGCAGTCGACAAGCTCCGCGAGGCCTGTGCCGTCGCGCAACCGCGCGCGCGGCATTGA
- a CDS encoding segregation and condensation protein A, with amino-acid sequence MTEQPQLADNTFRVHLEVFEGPFDLLLGLISKHKLDITEVSLSQVTDEFISYIRARGPQWDLEQTSHFLLVAATLLDLKAARLLPSGEVDDEEDLALLEARDLLFARLLQYRAYKEVAKVFSARMAEEALRFPRTVPMEAPFADLLPELILGIGPDRLAQLAQRAFAPKAPPSVSVAHIYQPLANVKDQAVILVERLRRVRRATFRALTSDCAGTFEVVARFLAVLELYREAAVSFDQVEPLGELHVTWTGSDDGDVAVADDYDESVKKEPPDD; translated from the coding sequence ATGACCGAGCAGCCGCAGTTGGCCGACAACACCTTCAGGGTGCACCTGGAGGTCTTCGAGGGCCCTTTCGACCTGCTGCTCGGTCTGATCTCCAAGCACAAACTCGACATCACCGAGGTCTCGCTCAGCCAGGTCACCGACGAGTTCATCTCCTACATCCGGGCCCGGGGCCCGCAGTGGGACCTGGAGCAGACGAGCCACTTCCTGCTCGTCGCGGCCACTCTGCTCGACCTCAAGGCGGCCAGGTTGCTGCCTTCGGGTGAGGTCGACGACGAGGAGGACCTCGCCCTCCTGGAGGCGCGCGACCTGCTGTTCGCCCGTCTCCTGCAGTACCGGGCCTACAAGGAGGTCGCGAAGGTCTTCTCCGCCCGGATGGCGGAGGAGGCGCTGCGCTTTCCCCGGACGGTGCCGATGGAGGCCCCGTTCGCCGACCTCCTCCCCGAGCTGATCCTGGGCATCGGTCCCGACCGTCTCGCCCAGCTCGCTCAGCGGGCCTTCGCGCCCAAGGCACCCCCGTCGGTCTCCGTCGCCCACATTTACCAACCGCTCGCCAACGTCAAGGATCAGGCGGTTATCCTTGTGGAGCGGCTGCGGCGGGTGCGCCGGGCGACCTTCCGGGCCCTCACCTCCGACTGCGCAGGCACCTTCGAGGTCGTCGCGCGTTTCCTGGCCGTCCTGGAGCTCTACCGGGAGGCGGCCGTCTCCTTCGACCAGGTGGAGCCCCTCGGAGAACTGCACGTGACCTGGACCGGTAGCGACGACGGAGACGTCGCCGTGGCCGACGACTACGACGAGAGCGTCAAGAAAGAGCCGCCTGATGACTGA
- a CDS encoding CTP synthase has product MRSAAHTKHLFVTGGVASSLGKGLTASSLGRLLKLRGLRVTMQKLDPYLNVDPGTMNPFQHGEVFVTDDGAETDLDVGHYERFLDTELHGSANVTTGQVYSNVIAKERRGEYLGDTVQVIPHITNEIKDRIRSMAGPDVDVVITEVGGTVGDIESLPFLEAVRQVRHEVGRDNVFFLHVSLLPYIGPSGELKTKPTQHSVAALRSIGIQPDAIVLRSDRPVSTSIKRKISLMCDVDEDAVVSAIDAPSIYDIPKVLHSEGLDAYVVRRLGLPFRDVVWKEWEQLLRRVHHPAKEVTIALVGKYIDLPDAYLSVTEALRAGGFANDARVNIRWVKSDDCETPEGAARELDGVDGVLVPGGFGVRGIEGKLGAIRHVRENRIPLLGICLGMQCMVIEAARNLAGIEDAGSTEFDPETTHPVISTMADQEDVVSGERDMGGTMRLGLYPAKLAEGSLARQMYGMAKVDERHRHRYEVNNSYREELEKVGMVFSGLSPDGRLVEYAELPADIHPFFVGTQAHPEFRSRPTRSHPLFKGLVGAALTYADIRGASARTGRGK; this is encoded by the coding sequence TTGCGCAGCGCCGCACACACCAAGCATCTGTTCGTCACCGGCGGCGTCGCCTCCAGTCTCGGTAAGGGACTGACGGCGTCGAGCCTCGGGCGTCTTCTCAAACTGCGTGGTCTGCGGGTCACCATGCAGAAGCTCGACCCCTACCTCAACGTCGACCCCGGAACGATGAACCCGTTCCAGCACGGTGAGGTCTTCGTCACCGACGACGGGGCGGAGACCGACCTCGACGTCGGTCACTACGAGCGCTTCCTCGACACCGAGCTGCACGGATCCGCGAACGTGACCACCGGCCAGGTCTACTCCAACGTCATCGCCAAGGAGCGCCGCGGCGAGTATCTCGGTGACACCGTGCAGGTCATCCCGCACATCACCAACGAGATCAAGGACCGCATCCGCTCCATGGCCGGCCCCGACGTGGACGTGGTCATCACCGAGGTCGGCGGCACCGTCGGCGACATCGAGTCGCTGCCCTTCCTGGAGGCCGTCCGCCAGGTTCGCCACGAGGTCGGCCGTGACAACGTGTTCTTCCTGCACGTCTCGCTGCTGCCCTACATCGGCCCGAGCGGCGAGCTGAAGACCAAGCCGACGCAGCACTCGGTCGCCGCACTGCGCAGCATCGGCATCCAGCCCGACGCGATCGTCCTGCGCTCCGACCGCCCGGTCAGCACCTCGATCAAGCGCAAGATCAGCCTCATGTGCGACGTCGACGAGGACGCCGTGGTCTCGGCGATCGACGCGCCGAGCATCTACGACATCCCCAAGGTGCTGCACTCCGAGGGCCTGGACGCCTACGTCGTCCGCCGCCTCGGCCTGCCCTTCCGCGACGTCGTCTGGAAGGAGTGGGAGCAGCTCCTGCGCCGGGTGCACCACCCGGCCAAGGAGGTCACGATCGCCCTGGTGGGCAAGTACATCGACCTGCCCGACGCCTACCTGTCGGTCACCGAGGCGCTGCGCGCGGGCGGCTTCGCCAATGACGCCCGCGTCAACATCCGCTGGGTCAAGAGCGACGACTGCGAGACTCCCGAAGGAGCCGCCCGCGAGCTGGACGGCGTGGACGGCGTGCTCGTGCCCGGCGGGTTCGGCGTGCGCGGCATCGAGGGCAAGCTCGGTGCGATCCGGCACGTCCGGGAGAACAGGATCCCGCTGCTCGGCATCTGCCTGGGCATGCAGTGCATGGTCATCGAGGCGGCCCGCAACCTCGCCGGCATCGAGGACGCCGGCAGCACCGAGTTCGATCCCGAGACCACCCACCCGGTCATCTCCACCATGGCCGACCAGGAGGACGTCGTCTCCGGCGAGCGTGACATGGGCGGCACCATGCGGCTGGGCCTCTACCCCGCCAAGCTCGCCGAGGGCTCCCTCGCCCGCCAGATGTACGGCATGGCGAAGGTGGACGAGCGCCACCGCCACCGCTACGAGGTCAACAACTCCTACCGGGAGGAGCTGGAGAAGGTCGGCATGGTCTTCTCCGGGCTGTCGCCCGACGGCCGCCTGGTGGAGTACGCCGAGCTGCCCGCCGACATCCACCCGTTCTTCGTCGGCACCCAGGCGCATCCGGAGTTCCGCTCCCGGCCGACCCGCTCGCACCCGCTGTTCAAGGGCCTGGTCGGCGCCGCTCTGACCTACGCCGACATCCGGGGCGCCTCCGCCAGGACCGGGCGGGGCAAGTGA
- the cmk gene encoding (d)CMP kinase, translating into MTGLVVAMDGPSGSGKSSASRGVARALGLRYLDTGAMYRAVTWWMLEQGVDLADPAAIAARALVPVLSMGTDPDAPTVAVDGADAAVAIRTSEVTAAVSAISAVPEVRRRLVAEQREIIGAGGIVVEGRDIGTVVTPAAPVKIYLTASADARALRRTAELTGTTVEAQRAAMARRDTLDSTRKTDPLAMAADAVELDTTALNLEEVIAEVLRVIKEKA; encoded by the coding sequence GTGACCGGACTGGTCGTCGCCATGGACGGTCCTTCGGGGTCGGGCAAGTCGAGTGCGTCGCGCGGCGTCGCGCGGGCGCTGGGACTGCGTTATCTCGACACCGGAGCGATGTACCGGGCCGTCACGTGGTGGATGCTCGAGCAGGGCGTCGATCTCGCCGATCCGGCGGCGATCGCCGCCAGGGCGCTGGTCCCGGTTCTCTCGATGGGCACCGATCCGGACGCCCCGACGGTGGCGGTGGACGGCGCCGACGCCGCCGTGGCCATCCGCACCTCCGAGGTCACCGCCGCCGTCTCCGCGATCAGCGCGGTGCCCGAGGTGCGTCGTCGGCTGGTGGCCGAGCAGCGTGAGATCATCGGTGCGGGCGGCATCGTCGTCGAGGGCCGTGACATCGGTACGGTGGTCACTCCCGCCGCCCCGGTCAAGATCTATCTGACCGCGAGCGCGGACGCCCGGGCGCTCCGCCGTACGGCGGAGCTGACCGGGACCACGGTGGAGGCGCAGCGGGCCGCGATGGCCCGGCGCGACACCCTGGACTCGACGAGGAAGACCGACCCACTTGCCATGGCGGCTGACGCCGTCGAACTGGACACCACGGCGCTGAACCTGGAAGAGGTCATCGCCGAGGTGCTACGTGTGATTAAGGAAAAGGCGTGA
- a CDS encoding prephenate dehydrogenase, which produces MSSLESVLVVGTGLIGTSVALALREQGITVYLADRDEGVVRLARELGAGTEWIAGRTVDLAVISVPPHLVAEQLADLQKARAARFYTDVASVKVLPLQQAADLRCDLTTYVAGHPLAGRERSGPAAARADLFLGRPWALCPTEETLPDAVEVLLELIKLCGGEAVKVGAAEHDRAVAIVSHAPHVAAAAVAARLAAAPAAALGLAGQGVRDVTRIAAGDPGLWTGILSGNALPVADVLEKVAADLAAVAASLRASTDPAAMGQVTELLHRGVAGTDRIPGKHGGPARAYTTVQVIIGDRPGELARLFQVAEEAGVNIEDVRLEHAPGLPLGAADLSVQPEAVPALSAALRAHGWHLP; this is translated from the coding sequence GTGAGCAGTCTCGAGAGCGTCCTCGTCGTCGGAACCGGCCTGATCGGCACCTCCGTCGCCCTGGCGCTGCGCGAGCAGGGGATCACCGTCTACCTGGCCGACCGGGACGAAGGGGTCGTACGGCTGGCACGCGAGCTGGGTGCCGGCACCGAGTGGATCGCCGGGCGAACGGTGGATCTCGCGGTCATCTCGGTCCCCCCGCACCTGGTCGCCGAGCAGCTCGCCGATCTCCAGAAGGCGCGGGCCGCCCGGTTCTACACCGATGTGGCCAGCGTCAAGGTGCTGCCGCTCCAGCAGGCCGCCGACCTCCGCTGCGATCTGACCACCTACGTCGCCGGACACCCGCTGGCGGGCCGGGAGCGCTCGGGACCCGCCGCGGCCCGGGCCGACCTGTTCCTGGGCCGTCCCTGGGCGTTGTGCCCGACAGAGGAGACCCTGCCCGACGCGGTCGAGGTCCTGCTGGAACTGATCAAGCTCTGCGGCGGCGAGGCCGTCAAGGTTGGAGCGGCCGAACACGACCGCGCCGTCGCGATCGTCTCCCATGCCCCGCACGTGGCCGCCGCGGCGGTCGCGGCCCGGCTCGCGGCCGCCCCGGCGGCCGCGCTCGGTCTGGCCGGGCAGGGCGTCCGCGACGTCACGCGCATCGCGGCCGGCGACCCCGGCCTGTGGACCGGCATCCTGTCGGGCAACGCGCTGCCGGTGGCCGACGTGCTGGAGAAGGTGGCCGCCGACCTGGCGGCCGTGGCCGCCTCGCTGCGTGCCTCCACCGACCCCGCGGCGATGGGTCAGGTCACGGAGCTGCTGCACCGGGGTGTCGCGGGCACGGACCGGATCCCCGGCAAGCACGGCGGTCCCGCGCGCGCCTACACGACCGTCCAGGTCATCATCGGCGACCGTCCCGGCGAGCTGGCCCGGCTGTTCCAGGTGGCCGAGGAGGCGGGCGTCAACATCGAGGACGTCCGGTTGGAACACGCCCCCGGCCTGCCGCTGGGCGCCGCCGACCTGTCCGTGCAGCCGGAGGCGGTGCCCGCCCTGTCGGCGGCGCTGCGTGCGCACGGCTGGCACCTGCCGTGA
- a CDS encoding NUDIX hydrolase, giving the protein MSTPAFEIRDVPEEWKVVSSAEHFSGRVITVVTDEVLMRDQEVVGRDYVVHPGSVAVVALDDAGRVLMIRQYRHPVRRLLWELPAGLRDVEGEALQAGAARELAEEAGYRAGRWHTLIDAFISPGMTDERTRIFLARDLSPIPEGESDFVHRHEEVDMPVVWIPLSDAVRRALAGMIHNSQAVAGILAAYAASADGFASLRPADAPEA; this is encoded by the coding sequence GTGAGCACTCCCGCGTTCGAGATCCGGGACGTCCCGGAGGAGTGGAAGGTCGTCTCCTCCGCCGAGCACTTCAGCGGACGTGTCATCACCGTGGTGACGGACGAGGTCCTCATGCGGGACCAGGAGGTCGTCGGCCGCGACTACGTGGTCCACCCCGGATCGGTGGCCGTCGTCGCGCTCGACGACGCCGGCCGGGTGCTGATGATCCGCCAGTACCGCCACCCGGTCCGGCGCCTGCTCTGGGAGCTGCCGGCGGGTCTGCGCGACGTCGAGGGCGAGGCGCTGCAGGCCGGAGCGGCCCGCGAGCTCGCTGAGGAGGCGGGTTACCGCGCCGGGAGATGGCACACCCTGATCGACGCCTTCATCTCGCCGGGGATGACCGACGAGCGGACCCGGATCTTTCTCGCCAGGGACCTCAGCCCCATCCCCGAAGGGGAATCGGACTTCGTCCACCGGCACGAGGAAGTCGACATGCCGGTGGTCTGGATCCCCCTGTCCGACGCGGTTCGGCGTGCCCTGGCGGGAATGATCCACAATTCCCAAGCCGTGGCCGGTATTCTCGCCGCATACGCCGCTTCGGCGGATGGTTTCGCCTCGTTGCGCCCCGCTGACGCACCGGAGGCATGA
- a CDS encoding NAD(P)H-dependent flavin oxidoreductase — protein MRTAICERFGVEFPLFAFSHCRDVVAAVTNAGGFGVLGAVAYSPRQLDAELSWIDRRVGGRPYGVDVLVPGRIDASAADRSGRLADSIPERHRDFVAYLFGKYGVTTPDPFTGTMSAHADEMGRQVTAEGATGLVDVALKHPIALIASALGPPPTEMMGKAREAGVPVAALVGTVEHARRQVAAGVDVIVAQGSEAGGHTGEISTMVLVPQVVDAVDVPVLAAGGIADGRQVAAALALGAEGVWCGSVWLTTEEAETIPAVKRKLLAATSSDTVRSRSRTGKPARQLKSAWTEEWDEAQESPGPLPMPLQMLLAESAMARIGRAAELGRPGAVELANYFVGQVVGQLNQVRPARETVFGMVEEFATAMERLRRLTDDGRPSRP, from the coding sequence ATGCGCACCGCGATCTGTGAGAGATTCGGCGTGGAGTTCCCGCTCTTCGCCTTCAGCCACTGCCGCGACGTGGTCGCCGCGGTGACCAACGCCGGAGGGTTCGGCGTGCTCGGCGCCGTCGCCTACTCCCCCCGGCAGCTCGACGCGGAACTGAGCTGGATCGACAGGCGTGTCGGCGGCCGGCCGTACGGTGTGGACGTCCTCGTCCCCGGCAGGATCGACGCGTCGGCGGCCGACCGGAGTGGCCGTCTCGCCGACTCCATTCCCGAGCGGCACCGCGACTTCGTCGCATACCTGTTCGGCAAGTACGGCGTGACCACGCCCGACCCGTTCACCGGCACGATGTCGGCCCACGCCGACGAGATGGGCCGGCAGGTGACCGCCGAGGGCGCGACCGGTCTCGTCGACGTGGCGCTCAAACACCCGATCGCCCTGATCGCCAGCGCTCTCGGGCCGCCGCCGACGGAGATGATGGGCAAGGCGAGGGAGGCCGGAGTGCCGGTCGCCGCGCTGGTGGGGACCGTCGAGCACGCCCGGCGCCAGGTGGCGGCGGGGGTGGACGTGATCGTGGCGCAGGGGTCGGAGGCGGGCGGACACACCGGGGAGATCTCCACCATGGTGCTGGTCCCCCAGGTCGTGGACGCCGTGGACGTCCCGGTACTGGCGGCGGGAGGCATCGCCGACGGCCGCCAGGTGGCGGCGGCGCTCGCACTGGGGGCCGAGGGGGTGTGGTGCGGCTCGGTCTGGCTGACCACCGAGGAGGCCGAGACCATCCCCGCGGTCAAGCGCAAACTGCTGGCCGCGACCTCCTCCGACACCGTGCGGTCCCGGTCGCGGACCGGCAAGCCCGCCCGGCAGCTGAAGTCCGCCTGGACCGAGGAGTGGGACGAGGCTCAGGAGAGTCCCGGACCGCTGCCGATGCCGCTGCAGATGCTGCTGGCCGAGAGCGCGATGGCCCGGATCGGCCGGGCGGCCGAACTGGGCAGGCCGGGGGCGGTGGAGCTGGCCAACTACTTCGTCGGGCAGGTCGTCGGCCAGCTGAACCAGGTCCGACCGGCCCGCGAGACCGTCTTCGGCATGGTCGAGGAGTTCGCCACCGCCATGGAGCGCCTCCGGCGGCTCACCGACGACGGGCGCCCATCCCGGCCGTGA
- a CDS encoding acyltransferase: MSIRGAIRRAAGGLIHRGWAAIRAAGTVSPANPAGYRFRRLGEGTCLSFPVGAIFGEAWIEIGEHTLVGERVSISAGMGPGVDLGPASIVRIGGSCSIGRGSHIVGHQSIDIGDHVFTGPYVYITDQNHVYDDPETPIGRQWPRNNPVVIGSGSWVGTGAIILPGTRIGRQCVVAGGAVVRGEFPDHSVIAGVPAKVVRRYVPGDGWLPPHLAGSRTQPAEQAGAVADGGTGGTGGNTGTGGDTGPAGAERVGAGPAGAAEHRLNTG, encoded by the coding sequence ATGTCGATTCGTGGCGCCATACGGCGTGCCGCCGGCGGCCTCATCCATCGCGGCTGGGCCGCGATCCGTGCCGCCGGCACGGTGAGCCCCGCCAATCCGGCCGGTTACCGCTTCCGCCGTCTCGGCGAGGGCACCTGCCTGTCGTTCCCGGTCGGCGCGATCTTCGGCGAGGCCTGGATCGAGATAGGCGAGCACACCCTGGTCGGCGAGCGCGTCTCCATCTCCGCGGGCATGGGCCCGGGGGTGGACCTGGGTCCGGCCTCGATCGTGCGGATCGGCGGGAGCTGCTCGATCGGCCGGGGCAGCCACATCGTGGGCCACCAGTCGATCGACATCGGCGATCACGTGTTCACCGGCCCGTACGTCTACATCACCGACCAGAACCACGTCTACGACGACCCGGAGACGCCGATCGGCCGCCAGTGGCCACGCAACAATCCCGTGGTCATCGGCTCGGGCTCCTGGGTGGGCACCGGCGCGATCATCCTGCCGGGCACCCGGATCGGCAGGCAGTGCGTGGTCGCGGGCGGAGCCGTGGTCCGCGGCGAGTTCCCCGACCACAGCGTGATCGCCGGTGTGCCGGCCAAGGTCGTCCGCCGCTACGTGCCCGGAGACGGATGGCTGCCGCCCCACCTCGCCGGATCCCGCACCCAGCCGGCCGAGCAGGCCGGGGCCGTCGCGGACGGCGGGACCGGTGGGACCGGCGGGAACACCGGGACCGGCGGGGACACCGGACCGGCCGGAGCCGAGCGGGTCGGGGCCGGACCGGCCGGCGCGGCTGAGCACCGGCTGAACACCGGCTGA
- the scpB gene encoding SMC-Scp complex subunit ScpB has product MTDVVPEPDLRTGLEAILLVVDEPVSEMALAQVLERPTAEVAAALRRLSAEYTEDGRGFDLREVAGGWRFYTRAECATLVERFVRDGQQARLTQAALETLAVVAYRQPISRARVAAVRGVNSDGVMRTLVTRGLVEEAGTEPESQALLYRTSPYFLERMGLRDLDELPELAPFLPDDVETLEEHK; this is encoded by the coding sequence ATGACTGACGTGGTGCCCGAGCCGGACCTGCGCACAGGGCTGGAGGCCATCCTTCTCGTGGTCGACGAACCGGTCAGTGAGATGGCCCTCGCCCAGGTTCTGGAGCGGCCCACCGCCGAGGTCGCCGCCGCACTCCGCCGGCTGTCGGCGGAATACACTGAGGACGGCCGGGGTTTCGATCTGAGAGAGGTCGCAGGCGGCTGGCGGTTCTACACGCGGGCCGAGTGTGCGACCCTCGTGGAGCGGTTCGTCCGCGACGGCCAGCAGGCACGGCTCACCCAGGCCGCGCTGGAGACCCTGGCCGTGGTCGCCTACCGGCAGCCGATCAGCCGGGCACGGGTGGCGGCCGTCCGAGGCGTCAACAGCGACGGTGTCATGCGCACGCTGGTGACGCGAGGGCTGGTCGAAGAGGCCGGCACCGAACCGGAGAGCCAAGCACTGCTCTACCGGACAAGTCCCTATTTTCTCGAGCGGATGGGCCTGCGGGATCTCGACGAGCTCCCCGAGCTGGCACCGTTCCTGCCCGACGACGTGGAAACCTTAGAGGAGCACAAGTAG
- a CDS encoding pseudouridine synthase: MASRRACEDMIGDGRVTVDGQVVRRFGARVDPAKQVIHVDGKRLPTMPDLVYLAINKPIGVVSTMSDPDGRPSLADFVADRTERLFHVGRLDTETEGLILLTNDGELANRLTHPSYGVQKKYWAKVPGRIERDLGRRLKKGIELEDGVAKADSFTLVQEHGQQALVEIVLHEGRKHIVRRMLEEVGHPVIDLARIEFGPVKLGRLKPGTVRALSLKEVGELYAAVGL; this comes from the coding sequence GTGGCCAGCCGCCGGGCCTGCGAGGACATGATCGGCGACGGCCGGGTCACGGTCGACGGCCAGGTGGTCCGCCGCTTCGGCGCCCGGGTCGACCCGGCCAAGCAGGTCATCCACGTCGACGGCAAGCGCCTGCCGACGATGCCCGACCTGGTCTACCTCGCCATCAACAAGCCGATCGGCGTCGTCAGCACCATGTCCGACCCCGACGGCCGCCCCTCGCTGGCCGACTTCGTGGCCGACCGCACCGAGCGGCTGTTCCACGTGGGCCGCCTGGACACCGAGACCGAGGGTCTCATCCTGCTCACCAACGACGGCGAGTTGGCCAACCGGCTCACCCACCCGAGCTACGGCGTGCAGAAGAAGTACTGGGCGAAGGTCCCCGGCAGGATCGAGCGTGATCTGGGCCGCCGCCTGAAGAAGGGCATCGAGCTGGAGGACGGCGTCGCCAAGGCCGACTCCTTCACCCTGGTCCAGGAGCACGGGCAGCAGGCGCTGGTGGAGATCGTCCTGCACGAGGGCCGCAAGCACATCGTCCGCCGCATGCTGGAGGAGGTCGGGCACCCGGTCATCGACCTGGCCCGCATCGAGTTCGGTCCGGTCAAGCTCGGCCGTCTCAAGCCGGGCACCGTCCGGGCGCTGAGCCTCAAGGAAGTCGGCGAGCTCTACGCCGCCGTCGGCCTGTAA
- a CDS encoding ParA family protein: protein MTVTTDGSVRGTTPGNPENPWGDTKTAGTPRTGGVLGPTGRPRPVFPDPPPRTVHGPARVVAMVNQKGGVGKTTTTINLGAALAEAGLKVLLVDFDPQGALSVGLGINPHQLDLTVYNLLMERQITARDVLMETGVDGMDLLPSNIDLSAAEVQLVTEVAREQVLGRVIKPLLPEYDVCLIDCQPSLGLLTINALACAHGVMVPLECEFFALRGVALLMDTIIKVQQRINEDLVIEGLLATMYDARTLHGREVLARVVEAFDDKVYHTVINRTVRFPDATVAGEPITSFDSSSLGASAYRELAREVLTRWAALEQ from the coding sequence GTGACTGTGACCACCGACGGTTCTGTCCGGGGAACGACCCCTGGAAACCCCGAGAATCCCTGGGGGGACACCAAGACCGCCGGGACCCCTCGCACTGGGGGAGTTCTCGGCCCGACCGGGCGACCCCGCCCGGTCTTTCCCGACCCGCCTCCTCGTACGGTGCACGGACCGGCGCGTGTCGTGGCCATGGTCAACCAGAAGGGCGGCGTCGGCAAGACGACCACCACCATCAACCTGGGCGCGGCGCTGGCCGAGGCCGGGCTCAAGGTGCTGCTGGTCGACTTCGACCCGCAGGGTGCCCTCTCTGTCGGCCTCGGGATCAACCCCCACCAGCTCGACCTGACGGTCTACAACCTCCTCATGGAGCGGCAGATCACCGCCAGGGACGTGCTGATGGAGACCGGCGTCGACGGCATGGACCTGCTGCCCAGCAACATCGACCTGTCCGCGGCCGAAGTCCAGCTCGTCACGGAGGTCGCCCGCGAGCAGGTGCTCGGCCGGGTGATCAAGCCCCTCCTGCCCGAGTACGACGTGTGCCTGATCGACTGCCAGCCCTCCCTGGGCCTGCTCACGATCAACGCGCTGGCCTGCGCGCACGGTGTCATGGTGCCGCTGGAGTGTGAGTTCTTCGCACTGCGCGGGGTCGCGCTGCTCATGGACACCATCATCAAGGTCCAGCAGCGCATCAACGAGGACCTGGTCATCGAGGGTCTGCTCGCCACCATGTACGACGCGCGGACCCTGCACGGCCGTGAGGTGCTGGCCCGGGTGGTCGAGGCGTTCGACGACAAGGTGTACCACACGGTGATCAACCGGACGGTCCGCTTTCCCGACGCCACCGTGGCCGGTGAGCCCATCACCAGCTTCGACTCCTCCTCGCTCGGCGCCAGCGCCTACCGCGAACTGGCCCGCGAAGTCCTCACCAGGTGGGCCGCGCTGGAACAGTGA
- the aroH gene encoding chorismate mutase — protein MVRAIRGAVQVEGNNREAILVGVTELVTEVMERNRITTDDVISVIFTATPDLTAEFPALAARKLGFHDVPLICASEIDVPGALPHVVRLMAHVETDRPRQEIQHVYLRGAAALRVDIAQ, from the coding sequence ATGGTGCGGGCGATTCGGGGTGCGGTCCAGGTCGAGGGCAACAACCGGGAGGCCATCCTGGTAGGGGTGACCGAGCTGGTCACCGAGGTGATGGAGCGCAACAGGATCACCACCGACGACGTGATCAGCGTGATCTTCACGGCCACCCCCGACCTGACCGCGGAGTTTCCCGCCCTGGCCGCCCGCAAGCTCGGCTTCCACGACGTCCCGCTGATCTGCGCGTCCGAGATCGACGTTCCCGGCGCGCTCCCCCATGTCGTACGGCTGATGGCCCACGTGGAGACCGATCGGCCGCGTCAGGAGATCCAGCACGTCTACCTGCGGGGCGCGGCGGCCCTGCGCGTGGACATCGCCCAGTGA